In Manduca sexta isolate Smith_Timp_Sample1 chromosome 23, JHU_Msex_v1.0, whole genome shotgun sequence, one DNA window encodes the following:
- the LOC115443685 gene encoding uncharacterized protein LOC115443685: MDSDFKKRQVSFDQLNALLDFLKEHNELAKGLTRGRRGKLQTLKIWNLCAKKLNVFKDGAIKDGKGWSKYWCDWKYRVRRRALELRAAKDSHGSPPDGVTQLSAMEETILSIIGDGAVDGIIIKHDPLADGATEEEEADSYHNEEPAANQYCETRLRSRRGRKRKHSYKDTSDMEECSESSPIDRKPRVGRQKNGHIDETENDNEATEFLRLEREKLENSKRLTDSIQTIASEITRLADVMSHIRDVLINNRINI, encoded by the exons ATGGATTCTG acTTTAAAAAAAGACAAGTAAGCTTCGACCAGTTGAATGCCCTGTTAGATTTTCTCAAAGAACACAATGAATTGGCGAAAGGCCTTACCAGAGGAAGAAGAGGCAAATTACAGACTCTTAAAATATGGAACCTGTGCGCCAAGAAACTTAATGTCTTTAAAGATGGAGCGATAAAGGATGGAAAAGGATGGTctaag TATTGGTGTGACTGGAAATACAGGGTTCGGAGACGAGCATTGGAGCTGAGAGCAGCTAAGGACAGCCATGGATCACCACCTGATGGTGTGACGCAGCTGTCTGCCATGGAAGAGACCATACTTAGTATTATAGGAGATGGTGCAGTAGACGGGATCATTATTAAACATGATCCACTTGCTGATGGG GCTACAGAAGAAGAGGAGGCAGATAGTTATCACAATGAAGAGCCGGCTGCAAATCAGTATTGTG AAACACGTCTTCGGTCTCGTCGTGGTCGGAAACGTAAACATTCATATAAGGACACGTCAGACATGGAGGAATGCAGTGAGAGCAGCCCAATCGACAGGAAGCCCAGAGTCGGCCGGCAGAAGAATGGACACATTGACGAGACGg AAAATGATAACGAGGCTACAGAATTTCTCCGTTTAGAGAGAGAAAAACTGGAAAACTCCAAGAGGCTGACCGACTCTATACAAACTATAGCGAGTGAAATAACGAGGCTAGCAGATGTGATGAGCCACATCAgagatgttttaattaataatagaataaatatttaa
- the LOC115443683 gene encoding venom serine carboxypeptidase, whose amino-acid sequence MKLVLCLLVFYVNSAYCKVTTIADGKSSNVLTNSLNKDIKVTVGRTSNKLEDKTSFEKRPVDDKDRPSQSTCTMTKQNAIHNEPCSANDKIDNGTALILTPYIKEGRVKAARNASRVDPDLFLGYESYSGYFTVNKKYNSNLFFWYFPMKKASNDSPWVIWLQGGPGASSMTGLFDEIGPFKVNSAGKLEANPYTWLQNHSLVFIDNPVGTGFSFTDNAKGYVKNMSTYSNHLFSVLKQFLQIFPELRTRPLYIAGESYAGKYVPALGMEIYNHRNTPGLDINLKGLIIGNAYVHPEMIARLSSSFYYFGLLEKEQLDSVKPLMDAFQQDIANNRSVEAKDKWVSLIHILLLLTHQKHAYNFLRDDLALGNYMQFLKKSEVKRAIHVGDIKFSFINVTVNIEMAPDFLSSTKHLFESLLDHYKVMAYCGQLDQMLPCVFTSENYRTWKWGGSNEFLNATRFPFMYNNKLAGYHKSGGRLTEVVVRGAGHMVPIDQPGAIQNLISRWTHDKPLSKWFDILQGSFIQDFVRNHTKVIFM is encoded by the exons ATGAAGCTGGTGTTGTGTTTGTTAGTTTTCTATGTGAACAg CGCATACTGCAAAGTTACCACCATTGCAGATGGCAAATCATCCAACGTATTaacaaattcattaaataaagatataaaagtaACGGTGGGTAGAACCAGTAACAAATTAGAAGACAAAACTTCCTTCGAAAAAAGACCTGTAGATGATAAAGATCGACCTTCTCAAAGCACGTGTACTATGACAAAACAAAATGCTATTCACAATGAACCTTGTTCTGCGAATGATAAGATCGATAATGGCACAGCGTTGATATTGACACCATACATCAAAGAAGGTCGGGTAAAAGCGGCGAGGAACGCGAGTAGGGTTGACCCGGATTTGTTTCTTGGTTACGAAAGCTATTCAGGATATTTTAcagtgaacaaaaaatataattcaaatctaTTTTTCTGGTACTTTCCAATGAAGAAGGCTTCGAATGACTCACCATGGGTTATATGGCTGCAAGGAGGGCCTGGCGCTTCAAGCATGACCGGCTTGTTCGACGAAATAGGGCCATTTAAAGTGAATAGTGCTGGCAAACTAGAAG ctaaCCCATACACATGGCTGCAGAACCACTCACTGGTGTTCATAGACAACCCAGTAGGCACTGGATTCAGTTTCACAGACAACGCAAAGGGCTACGTCAAAAACATGTCTACG TACTCAAACCATCTATTCTCAGTACTGAAGCAATTTCTTCAAATATTCCCGGAATTACGCACACGACCGCTGTACATCGCGGGCGAGTCCTACGCTGGGAAATACGTGCCGGCGCTTGGCATGGAGATCTACAACCATAGAAACACGCCCGGATTGGATATCAACCTTAAG GGTCTCATAATAGGGAACGCATATGTGCACCCAGAGATGATAGCGCGTTTGTCAtcatcgttttattattttggactGTTGGAGAAGGAACAGTTGGACTCAGTGAAGCCTTTGATGGATGCTTTCCAACAAGATATCGCAAACAACCGTAGCGTCGAGGCTAAAgac aaatggGTCAGTCTCATCCATATTCTGTTACTTCTAACGCACCAGAAACACGCGTACAATTTCCTACGAGACGATTTGGCTCTGGGCAATTACATGCAGTTCCTAAAGAAGTCCGAAGTGAAAAGGGCGATACACGTGGGAGACATTAAGTTCTCCTTCATCAACGTGACCGTGAATATCGAGATGGCACCAGATTTCTTGAGCAGCACTAAACATTTGTTCGAAAGTTTGCTGGATCATTACAAAGTGATGGCGTAttg TGGCCAACTGGATCAGATGTTGCCTTGCGTGTTTACCTCAGAGAACTATCGCACGTGGAAGTGGGGCGGCTCCAACGAGTTCCTCAACGCGACCAGGTTCCCATTCATGTACAATAACAAACTAGCTGG TTATCACAAAAGCGGAGGTCGCCTGACAGAGGTGGTGGTGCGTGGCGCTGGTCACATGGTTCCAATAGACCAGCCCGGAGCTATACAGAACCTGATCTCGCGGTGGACGCACGACAAACCGCTCAGCAAATGGTTTGATATACTCCAAGGATCGTTCATCCAAGACTTCGTTAGGAATCACACTAAGgtcatatttatgtaa